From one Gammaproteobacteria bacterium genomic stretch:
- a CDS encoding DUF4115 domain-containing protein, whose amino-acid sequence MTSEPVDTTEQQEATPRVGEQLKSARIAQGKELQAVAEALHLDLATILALEADDQHHLPAAIFVQGYIQNYARLLGLPAEPLLTLYKQHAPNTPELVVGGSKERPKPVIRMNEVMHFTPHRSAGRWLVRVFAVLLVLLLAGVVWWLWPQLFSASVESEAETTVVFAPIGGSPATIRTTVTETAEVMITPDVVMPDEPPEVVEEPAVSAPSIVPEPPPLAVQSLDRLIISSEQESWIEVVDAEQQRVIYRLFLTGHSHQAEGKAPFKVLLGYAPGVELSINGQLFDITPYIMSDNSARFSAE is encoded by the coding sequence ATGACAAGTGAACCGGTTGATACCACAGAGCAACAAGAGGCGACTCCCCGTGTTGGCGAGCAGCTGAAATCGGCTCGTATCGCTCAGGGAAAAGAGTTGCAGGCAGTGGCAGAGGCACTGCACCTTGATCTGGCCACCATTTTGGCGCTAGAGGCGGATGATCAACACCACTTGCCTGCGGCTATTTTTGTTCAGGGTTACATACAGAACTATGCGCGTTTGTTGGGGTTGCCCGCAGAACCGCTGTTAACACTTTACAAACAACACGCTCCGAATACACCTGAGCTGGTAGTGGGTGGCTCCAAGGAGAGGCCGAAGCCGGTAATAAGGATGAATGAGGTGATGCACTTTACCCCGCATCGTTCGGCAGGTCGCTGGCTGGTGCGGGTGTTTGCGGTTTTGTTGGTGTTGTTATTGGCAGGGGTGGTTTGGTGGCTGTGGCCGCAACTCTTCTCAGCATCGGTTGAGTCGGAGGCTGAGACTACGGTTGTGTTTGCGCCGATAGGCGGCTCACCGGCCACTATTCGCACTACCGTGACAGAAACCGCTGAAGTAATGATCACTCCCGATGTTGTCATGCCAGATGAGCCGCCGGAGGTGGTTGAAGAGCCTGCAGTGTCTGCTCCTTCAATAGTGCCTGAGCCGCCACCGTTAGCGGTGCAGTCGCTGGACCGACTAATCATCAGCAGTGAACAGGAGTCCTGGATTGAGGTGGTTGATGCGGAGCAGCAGCGTGTAATCTATCGACTGTTTCTTACCGGTCATTCACACCAAGCGGAGGGTAAGGCTCCCTTTAAAGTGCTGTTGGGCTACGCGCCGGGTGTTGAGTTGAGTATTAATGGCCAATTGTTTGACATTACACCTTATATTATGAGTGATAATAGCGCTCGTTTTAGTGCCGAATAG